In the genome of Hydractinia symbiolongicarpus strain clone_291-10 chromosome 5, HSymV2.1, whole genome shotgun sequence, one region contains:
- the LOC130646106 gene encoding uncharacterized protein LOC130646106, giving the protein MAYALYPKALRYVNINFRGFVEKVYAIRKNYFGKKITWLCRFLKNLENQNAAKYNLFFQEENYMALQDNIGYDSTQMKEKYGDQMHTHVSEKHNTVEVQKHHQDLSKRSTDFGSKIDADQADIELVNKRIFQDNDEVPLEELAEKDEQVNSLCAQLDETAKKSLHETEELQTQLVDTETKSKMMQQCDVTLMLVDSPTCQEVQNNQQETKVQNKDRLGELRTSSEGLSCGEQESSSEAVKIESNPICMHTLKDQSFKRDSMAEIQQDLPTSQEQLATTHERGNTFSDFQSCPEELEVKIKTQYMCELETLSTELPNTEDELVIPDSNNAPSSAIFETEINPLFPEEQKTEKLQQNEQHLTGENYYSDSQKQQSCETEHENGLNIKSETKHHQPFPGELTTKDEEESSFHAQLSEELTQKDQNTEQMRTELIGIKTKFDLGKLRCYYVREALADFESFHEELVAQHDQLLETKIQYENALKTLSTDLASTKAELHLAKKGQDDAKQFLFDFQSYQQDLEAQNSQLVETKIQNENELEQLNTEVISLEAELNLVQLEHHNVTQFLAGLEASQEEMVSKNAQLVQSNIEMKSELEQLKTDLSNVSKELAMVTFENFDLKKLNSEIKTFQEELIVKDEEVKSLYAQLAQTKNQNEQLNLELVDKNTALYRLQLKHDELREQATASQEILTSTNEELLSVREELAETRNQNQQEEEQLRAELANKNIELDRLKQENERRTEESLTLRAELEEITHQLRNEQDRVELINAYLQDLSNERQSDSRDWILERDELFLMKQEIGVGGWGTVELAKFRGTEVAVKKIHHLILSRHNRRLFEREMAIASRCRHPCLVQFIGATNDDGAPLFVMERLEVDLRTLLSRETLENLNCLQIGFDTICALNYLHKSKPVPIIHRDVSSANVLLHRGKDRWRAKLSDYGAANFTRLSMTKNPGAVLYCAPEACTNNQTSKVSVFFRK; this is encoded by the exons ATGGCTTATGCATTGTACCCTAAAGCGTTGCGTTACG TGAATATAAACTTTCGTGGTTTTGTGGAAAAGGTTTATGCAATTCGAAAGAATTACTTTGG GAAGAAAATTACATGGCTTTGCaggtttttgaaaaatttagaaaatcaaAATGCTGCGAaatataacttattttttcaggaAGAAAATTACATGGCTTTGCag GACAACATAGGATATGACTCAACGCAGATGAAAGAAAAATATGGCGATCAGATGCACACGCATGTTTCAGAAAAACATAACACTGTTGAAGTTCAAAAACATCATCAAGATTTGTCAAAAAGATCCACCGACTTTGGATCTAAAATTGATGCTGATCAAGCTGATATTGAGTTAGTAAATAAGAGAATATTCCAAGACAATGACGAAGTTCCTCTGGAAGAATTAGCGGAAAAGGACGAGCAAGTCAATTCGCTCTGTGCACAATTAGatgaaacagcaaaaaaaagtcTGCATGAAACGGAAGAGCTCCAAACACAGCTTGTTGACACAGAAACTAAATCAAAAATGATGCAACAATGCGATGTAACGCTAATGCTAGTGGACTCGCCAACTTGTCAAGAAGTACAGAATAACCAGCAAGAAACTAAGGTCCAAAATAAAGATAGATTgggagaactaagaacaagcaGTGAAGGTCTTTCTTGTGGTGAACAAGAATCCTCATCAGAAGCAGTAAAAATAGAAAGCAATCCTATTTGTATGCATACGTTAAAGGACCAAAGTTTTAAAAGAGACAGTATGGCAGAAATTCAGCAAGATCTTCCAACGTCTCAAGAACAGTTGGCCACAACGCATGAAAGAGGAAATACGTTTTCTGACTTTCAAAGTTGTCCAGAAGAGCTAGAGGTGAAGATTAAAACTCAATATATGTGTGAATTAGAAACATTGAGTACAGAGCTACCTAACACTGAAGATGAATTGGTTATTCCTGATAGTAATAACGCACCATCATCGGCAATATTTGAGACTGAAATCAATCCTCTCTTTCCAGAAgaacaaaaaactgaaaaactaCAACAAAATGAACAACATTTAACAGGAGAAAATTATTACTCAGACAGTCAAAAACAGCAATCATGCGAAACAGAACATGAGAATGGTTTGAatattaaaagtgaaacaaaacATCATCAACCATTTCCAGGAGAATTAACAACAAAGGACGAAGAAGAAAGTTCTTTCCATGCACAGCTATCAGAAGAACTAACCCAGAAAGATCAGAACACGGAACAGATGAGGACAGAGCTAATTGGCATTAAAACCAAATTTGATCTAGGAAAATTGAGATGTTATTACGTCAGAGAAGCTTTAGCTGACTTTGAATCTTTTCATGAAGAGTTAGTAGCACAGCATGATCAACTGTTGGAAACTAAAATCCAATATGAAAACGCATTAAAAACGTTAAGCACAGACTTAGCCAGCACGAAAGCTGAATTACACCTTGCAAAGAAGGGGCAGGATGACgctaaacaatttttatttgactttCAAAGCTATCAACAAGATTTAGAAGCTCAGAATTCTCAACTAGTAGAAACTAAAatccaaaatgaaaatgaaTTGGAACAGTTAAACACAGAGGTAATCAGCCTGGAAGCTGAATTAAACCTTGTGCAATTGGAACATCATAACGTTACGCAATTTTTAGCCGGCTTAGAAGCCTCTCAAGAAGAGATGGTATCTAAGAATGCGCAGCTAGTGCAATCTAATATCGAAATGAAAAGTGAATTAGAACAGTTAAAAACAGATTTATCTAACGTTAGTAAAGAATTAGCTATGGTAACATTTGAGAATTTTGACTTAAAAAAACTTAACAGTGAAATCAAAACTTTTCAGGAAGAGTTGATTGTGAAGGATGAAGAAGTAAAGTCTCTCTATGCACAGCTagcacaaacaaaaaatcagaaTGAACAGTTAAATTTAGAACTAGTTGACAAAAACACAGCCCTTTATCGATTACAGCTAAAACATGACGAACTTCGGGAACAAGCAACAGCTTCTCAAGAAATTTTAACATCAACGAATGAAGAATTATTATCTGTACGTGAAGAGCTAGCGGAAACAAGAAACCAAAATCAGCAGGAGGAGGAACAGTTGAGGGCAGAGCTAGCGAACAAAAACATTGAACTTGATCGCCTAAAACAAGAAAATGAAAGAAGAACGGAAGAATCGCTGACCCTTCGTGCAGAGTTAGAAGAAATAACACACCAATTAAGAAATGAGCAAGATAGAGTTGAATTAATTAATGCTTATCTACAAGATCTTTCTAATGAAAGACAAAGCGATTCAAGGGACTGGATACTAGAGCGggatgaattatttttaatgaaacaaGAAATTGGAGTTGGTGGATGGGGAACTGTGGAACTCGCAAAGTTTCGTGGAACTGAAGTtgctgttaaaaaaattcatcaCCTTATATTGTCTCGTCACAATCGCCGACTGTTTGAACGTGAAATGGCGATAGCATCAAGGTGTCGCCATCCATGTCTTGTTCAATTTATTGGCGCAACAAACGATGACGGTGCTCCATTATTTGTGATGGAACGCCTGGAGGTTGACTTGAGGACATTGTTATCGAGGGAAACGCTGGAGAATCTAAACTGTTTACAAATAGGATTCGACACAATATGTGCTTTAAATTATCTTCACAAGTCAAAACCAGTCCCGATTATCCACCGCGATGTCAGTAGTGCAAACGTTTTACTGCATCGTGGAAAAGATAGATGGAGAGCAAAACTTTCAGATTATGGTGCAGCTAACTTTACCCGATTGTCGATGACAAAAAATCCTGGAGCCGTCCTATATTGTGCACCTGAAGCTTGTACTAATAATCAAACGAGTAAAGTAAGTGTATTCTTCCGTAAGTAA